In Nicotiana tabacum cultivar K326 chromosome 17, ASM71507v2, whole genome shotgun sequence, one DNA window encodes the following:
- the LOC142171377 gene encoding auxin-responsive protein IAA11-like isoform X1 yields the protein MAAKMLGKEEEKPKLDFEETELRLGLPGEGGRKKAHETYNNATGKRDFTEAVDLKLNLSSKLTENQTNPQAAKAQVVGWPPVRSYRKNILKSTVAAFVKVSMDGAPYLRKVD from the exons ATGGCTGCAAAAATGCtagggaaagaagaagaaaagcctAAGTTGGATTTTGAGGAGACAGAGTTAAGGCTAGGGTTGCCTGGTGAAGGTGGAAGAAAAAAAGCTCATGAAACTTATAATAATGCTACTGGGAAAAGAGATTTCACAGAGGCAGTGGATTTGAAGCTCAACCTTTCTTCAAAACTAACAGAGAATCAAACCAATCCCCAAGCTGCCAA GGCCCAAGTTGTGGGTTGGCCACCAGTGAGGTCCTACAGGAAGAATATCCTGAAGAGTACTGTTGCTGCTTTCGTCAAAGTCAGTATGGATGGTGCACCTTACCTTAGAAAAGTGGACTAA